A genomic region of Denticeps clupeoides chromosome 9, fDenClu1.1, whole genome shotgun sequence contains the following coding sequences:
- the LOC114796647 gene encoding tyrosine-protein phosphatase non-receptor type 23-like isoform X2 codes for MTTGQEAAVPVTWTDLYSGRAVTHDDIRYEQASVLFNLGALHSFLGAMDKRVSEGGMKVSCNHFQSAAGAFSYLLDHLTHVYSSELRSHSLTANIRLMLAQAQECLLEKSLLDNMKSLVIARICAQVVDYYKQCVWAMESADSSVLAKKEKEWMKIISMKIWYYSAIAQLHMGKQAEEEQKFGEAVAYFQSSHDRLNEAIKLSKGLPESQVQKALRFSADVIRGKLNSGKKDNDFIYHETVPAADKLASPKGVSLVKPSPFNPTDPSATGPDLFSTLVPMAAHEASSVYSEEKAKLMRDVLSRIESQNRTLEQFMDSLCLDSAALGAALSPSLPGTLLETCAALSVRPNAVQSLVQAMQVLAGLTTEVDEHLDELRKVLQETSCTHGPAWEETQKELERYERVHTDATHTNTELHTRMSQHLPNLRLLQGPVEELRANLPQTQLTEDDRAASEQMQRILGKVNEMREQRRSLEQQLRELIHRDDLTSVLVTTEHSEIKDMFQQQLQKYSELTGYIEQNLAAQEKILTTLTDANARYAPVRKNLAHTHTQWQSAVRALQASYEDYEDLLRKAEEGRDFYQGLVGKCSTLLQRVKTLSLDPGESRDAGGTPLVKPRTKIPLVSEEAPETPTPLPRGKSCPPSGGPALQQALNTPPTFNNQPHATQMPYPLLPWQQTAAPPLHQQPAQTPPSSVPQMFVGHPHFLPPFPGQPQVPGYPGIPFPGQNRPGAPPQNQMQAPPFPGVVYMPPFTCPYPYGPPFQNPQASGTSQTQHDPRSYPGAAPPFIPTQMQPHLLPRQATPPAAPAAEDRPSEQLSSQEGQDVLQARLDQLHLHTQETGADPGSAHTAS; via the exons ATGACAACCGGGCAGGAAGCAGCTGTGCCGGTCACCTG GACAGATCTGTACTCAGGGAGGGCCGTGACCCACGATGACATCAGATATGAACAGGCCAGTGTCCTCTTCAACCTCG GAGCTCTGCACTCCTTCCTGGGGGCCATGGATAAAAGAGTGTCAGAAGGG GGGATGAAGGTTTCCTGTAACCATTTCCAGTCGGCAGCTGGTGCTTTCTCCTACCTTCTCGATCACCTCACACACGTCTACAGCTCCGAGCTGAGGAGTCACAGCCTCACCGCCAACATCAGGCTAATGCtg GCTCAGGCTCAGGAGTGTCTTCTGGAGAAATCTCTGCTGGACAACATGAAGAGCCTGGTCATCGCACGCATCTGtgcacag gtagtTGATTATtataagcagtgtgtgtgggcaaTGGAGTCTGCAGATTCAAGTGTGTTGgcgaagaaggagaaggagtgGATGAAGATCATCAGCATGAAGATCTGGTACTATAGTGCTATTGCACAG CTGCACATGGGGAAGCAGgcagaagaggagcagaagtTTGGCGAGGCT GTGGCTTATTTCCAGAGCTCTCATGATAGGTTGAATGAAGCCATCAAGCTTAGTAAG GGTCTGCCAGAGTCTCAAGTGCAGAAGGCTTTGCGGTTTAGCGCAGATGTGATCAGAGGGAA GTTGAACTCCGGGAAGAAAGATAACGACTTCATCTACCACGAGACGGTGCCTGCGGCAGACAAGCTCGCTTCTCCCAAAG GCGTGTCCCTGGTAAAGCCATCGCCCTTCAACCCCACCGACCCCAGCGCCACAGGCCCCGACCTCTTTTCCACTCTGGTTCCCATGGCTGCGCATGAGGCCTCGTCCGtctatag CGAGGAGAAGGCCAAGCTGATGAGGGACGTCCTGTCCAGAATCGAGAGCCAGAACCGGACGCTGGA ACAGTTTATGGACTCGCTCTGCCTGGACTCCGCGGCGCTGGGCGCGGCGCTCAGCCCCTCGCTGCCGGGGACGCTGCTGGAGACGTGTGCGGCTCTCAGCGTCCGACCGAACGCAGTGCAGAGTCTGGTGCAGGCGATGCAAG TTCTGGCAGGCCTGACTACAGAGGTGGACGAGCACCTGGACGAACTTCGGAAAGTCCTGCAGGAAACGTCCTGCACGCATGGACCCGCCTGGGAGGAGACGCAGAAGGAGCTGGAGCGTTACGAGCGAGTTCACACCGAcgccacacacaccaacaccgaGCTACACACACGCATGAGCCAACACCTGCCCAACCTGCGCCTGCTGCAGGGGCCCGTGGAGGAGCTGAGGGCAAACCTGCCACAGACACAACTTACagagg ATGACAGAGCAGCGTCGGAGCAAATGCAGAGGATTCTGGGTAAAGTTAATGAGATGCGGGAACAGAGGAGGTCCTTGGAGCAGCAGCTGCGTGAACTTATCCACAGGGACGACCTCACCAGTGTCCTCGTCACTACCGAGCACTCCGAGATAAAG GACAtgttccagcagcagctccagaagTACTCCGAGCTGACAGGATACATCGAGCAGAACCTGGCTGCGCAGGAGAAGATCCTGACCACTCTGACCGACGCCAACGCCAGATACGCACCTGTGCGCAAAaacctcgcacacacacacacaca GTGGCAGAGCGCTGTGAGGGCCTTGCAGGCTTCTTATGAAGATTATGAAGATCTATTACGGAAGGCGGAGGAGGGGCGGGACTTCTACCAGGGGCTTGTGGGTAAATGCTCCACCCTGTTGCAGAGAGTCAAGACCCTGAGTCTGGATCCTGGAGAGTCAAG AGATGCTGGTGGGACGCCTCTAGTCAAACCGAGGACCAAAATTCCCCTGGTCTCAGAAGAAGCCCCTGAGACCCCCACCCCTCTTCCCCGCGGAAAATCCTGTCCTCCTTCAGGGGGTCCAGCCCTCCAGCAGGCCTTAAACACGCCCCCAACGTTCAATAACCAGCCACATGCCACACAGATGCCTTACCCcctgctgccatggcaacaaacCGCAGCCCCTCCCCTCCATCAGCAGCCAGCTCAGACTCCGCCCTCTTCAGTCCCTCAGATGTTTGTTGGCCACCCTCACTTCCTGCCACCATTTCCAGGGCAACCCCAGGTGCCAGGCTACCCTGGAATACCCTTTCCGGGGCAGAACCGGCCTGGTGCCCCGCCCCAGAACCAGATGCAGGCGCCCCCGTTTCCAGGTGTGGTGTACATGCCCCCCTTCACCTGTCCGTACCCGTACGGCCCTCCCTTCCAGAACCCGCAGGCCAGTGGCACCTCTCAAACCCAGCATGACCCCAGGAGTTACCCGGGAGCAGCGCCGCCTTTCATCCCCACCCAGATGCAACCGCACCTACTTCCCCGACAAGCCACGCCCCCCGCTGCCCCCGCTGCAGAGGACCGGCCATCTGAGCAGCTGTCGTCTCAGGAGGGACAGGACGTCCTGCAGGCCAGGCTggaccagctccacctacacACCCAGGAGACTGGAGCAGATCCTGGCTCCGCCCACACAGCCAGCTAA
- the LOC114796647 gene encoding tyrosine-protein phosphatase non-receptor type 23-like isoform X1, which translates to MEAVPRMPMIWMDLKGAGPFSFRPTVKQFILRNYGGNSEEHGEALKKLESLRRSAVNVNQDFEGCSTLKKYLGQLYFLQSRVPMTTGQEAAVPVTWTDLYSGRAVTHDDIRYEQASVLFNLGALHSFLGAMDKRVSEGGMKVSCNHFQSAAGAFSYLLDHLTHVYSSELRSHSLTANIRLMLAQAQECLLEKSLLDNMKSLVIARICAQVVDYYKQCVWAMESADSSVLAKKEKEWMKIISMKIWYYSAIAQLHMGKQAEEEQKFGEAVAYFQSSHDRLNEAIKLSKGLPESQVQKALRFSADVIRGKLNSGKKDNDFIYHETVPAADKLASPKGVSLVKPSPFNPTDPSATGPDLFSTLVPMAAHEASSVYSEEKAKLMRDVLSRIESQNRTLEQFMDSLCLDSAALGAALSPSLPGTLLETCAALSVRPNAVQSLVQAMQVLAGLTTEVDEHLDELRKVLQETSCTHGPAWEETQKELERYERVHTDATHTNTELHTRMSQHLPNLRLLQGPVEELRANLPQTQLTEDDRAASEQMQRILGKVNEMREQRRSLEQQLRELIHRDDLTSVLVTTEHSEIKDMFQQQLQKYSELTGYIEQNLAAQEKILTTLTDANARYAPVRKNLAHTHTQWQSAVRALQASYEDYEDLLRKAEEGRDFYQGLVGKCSTLLQRVKTLSLDPGESRDAGGTPLVKPRTKIPLVSEEAPETPTPLPRGKSCPPSGGPALQQALNTPPTFNNQPHATQMPYPLLPWQQTAAPPLHQQPAQTPPSSVPQMFVGHPHFLPPFPGQPQVPGYPGIPFPGQNRPGAPPQNQMQAPPFPGVVYMPPFTCPYPYGPPFQNPQASGTSQTQHDPRSYPGAAPPFIPTQMQPHLLPRQATPPAAPAAEDRPSEQLSSQEGQDVLQARLDQLHLHTQETGADPGSAHTAS; encoded by the exons ATGGAGGCGGTTCCGCGGATGCCGATGATCTGGATGGACCTGAAGGGAGCGGGACCCTTCAGTTTCCGTCCGACTGTCAAACAG TTCATACTCAGGAACTACGGGGGGAACTCCGAGGAGCACGGCGAAGCTCTGAAGAAGCTGGAGAGCCTACGACGG AGTGCTGTGAACGTCAACCAGGACTTCGAGGGCTGCAGCACGCTGAAGAAGTACCTCGGCCAGCTCTACTTCCTCCAGAGTCGTGTTCCCATGACAACCGGGCAGGAAGCAGCTGTGCCGGTCACCTG GACAGATCTGTACTCAGGGAGGGCCGTGACCCACGATGACATCAGATATGAACAGGCCAGTGTCCTCTTCAACCTCG GAGCTCTGCACTCCTTCCTGGGGGCCATGGATAAAAGAGTGTCAGAAGGG GGGATGAAGGTTTCCTGTAACCATTTCCAGTCGGCAGCTGGTGCTTTCTCCTACCTTCTCGATCACCTCACACACGTCTACAGCTCCGAGCTGAGGAGTCACAGCCTCACCGCCAACATCAGGCTAATGCtg GCTCAGGCTCAGGAGTGTCTTCTGGAGAAATCTCTGCTGGACAACATGAAGAGCCTGGTCATCGCACGCATCTGtgcacag gtagtTGATTATtataagcagtgtgtgtgggcaaTGGAGTCTGCAGATTCAAGTGTGTTGgcgaagaaggagaaggagtgGATGAAGATCATCAGCATGAAGATCTGGTACTATAGTGCTATTGCACAG CTGCACATGGGGAAGCAGgcagaagaggagcagaagtTTGGCGAGGCT GTGGCTTATTTCCAGAGCTCTCATGATAGGTTGAATGAAGCCATCAAGCTTAGTAAG GGTCTGCCAGAGTCTCAAGTGCAGAAGGCTTTGCGGTTTAGCGCAGATGTGATCAGAGGGAA GTTGAACTCCGGGAAGAAAGATAACGACTTCATCTACCACGAGACGGTGCCTGCGGCAGACAAGCTCGCTTCTCCCAAAG GCGTGTCCCTGGTAAAGCCATCGCCCTTCAACCCCACCGACCCCAGCGCCACAGGCCCCGACCTCTTTTCCACTCTGGTTCCCATGGCTGCGCATGAGGCCTCGTCCGtctatag CGAGGAGAAGGCCAAGCTGATGAGGGACGTCCTGTCCAGAATCGAGAGCCAGAACCGGACGCTGGA ACAGTTTATGGACTCGCTCTGCCTGGACTCCGCGGCGCTGGGCGCGGCGCTCAGCCCCTCGCTGCCGGGGACGCTGCTGGAGACGTGTGCGGCTCTCAGCGTCCGACCGAACGCAGTGCAGAGTCTGGTGCAGGCGATGCAAG TTCTGGCAGGCCTGACTACAGAGGTGGACGAGCACCTGGACGAACTTCGGAAAGTCCTGCAGGAAACGTCCTGCACGCATGGACCCGCCTGGGAGGAGACGCAGAAGGAGCTGGAGCGTTACGAGCGAGTTCACACCGAcgccacacacaccaacaccgaGCTACACACACGCATGAGCCAACACCTGCCCAACCTGCGCCTGCTGCAGGGGCCCGTGGAGGAGCTGAGGGCAAACCTGCCACAGACACAACTTACagagg ATGACAGAGCAGCGTCGGAGCAAATGCAGAGGATTCTGGGTAAAGTTAATGAGATGCGGGAACAGAGGAGGTCCTTGGAGCAGCAGCTGCGTGAACTTATCCACAGGGACGACCTCACCAGTGTCCTCGTCACTACCGAGCACTCCGAGATAAAG GACAtgttccagcagcagctccagaagTACTCCGAGCTGACAGGATACATCGAGCAGAACCTGGCTGCGCAGGAGAAGATCCTGACCACTCTGACCGACGCCAACGCCAGATACGCACCTGTGCGCAAAaacctcgcacacacacacacaca GTGGCAGAGCGCTGTGAGGGCCTTGCAGGCTTCTTATGAAGATTATGAAGATCTATTACGGAAGGCGGAGGAGGGGCGGGACTTCTACCAGGGGCTTGTGGGTAAATGCTCCACCCTGTTGCAGAGAGTCAAGACCCTGAGTCTGGATCCTGGAGAGTCAAG AGATGCTGGTGGGACGCCTCTAGTCAAACCGAGGACCAAAATTCCCCTGGTCTCAGAAGAAGCCCCTGAGACCCCCACCCCTCTTCCCCGCGGAAAATCCTGTCCTCCTTCAGGGGGTCCAGCCCTCCAGCAGGCCTTAAACACGCCCCCAACGTTCAATAACCAGCCACATGCCACACAGATGCCTTACCCcctgctgccatggcaacaaacCGCAGCCCCTCCCCTCCATCAGCAGCCAGCTCAGACTCCGCCCTCTTCAGTCCCTCAGATGTTTGTTGGCCACCCTCACTTCCTGCCACCATTTCCAGGGCAACCCCAGGTGCCAGGCTACCCTGGAATACCCTTTCCGGGGCAGAACCGGCCTGGTGCCCCGCCCCAGAACCAGATGCAGGCGCCCCCGTTTCCAGGTGTGGTGTACATGCCCCCCTTCACCTGTCCGTACCCGTACGGCCCTCCCTTCCAGAACCCGCAGGCCAGTGGCACCTCTCAAACCCAGCATGACCCCAGGAGTTACCCGGGAGCAGCGCCGCCTTTCATCCCCACCCAGATGCAACCGCACCTACTTCCCCGACAAGCCACGCCCCCCGCTGCCCCCGCTGCAGAGGACCGGCCATCTGAGCAGCTGTCGTCTCAGGAGGGACAGGACGTCCTGCAGGCCAGGCTggaccagctccacctacacACCCAGGAGACTGGAGCAGATCCTGGCTCCGCCCACACAGCCAGCTAA
- the LOC114796647 gene encoding tyrosine-protein phosphatase non-receptor type 23-like isoform X3: MDKRVSEGGMKVSCNHFQSAAGAFSYLLDHLTHVYSSELRSHSLTANIRLMLAQAQECLLEKSLLDNMKSLVIARICAQVVDYYKQCVWAMESADSSVLAKKEKEWMKIISMKIWYYSAIAQLHMGKQAEEEQKFGEAVAYFQSSHDRLNEAIKLSKGLPESQVQKALRFSADVIRGKLNSGKKDNDFIYHETVPAADKLASPKGVSLVKPSPFNPTDPSATGPDLFSTLVPMAAHEASSVYSEEKAKLMRDVLSRIESQNRTLEQFMDSLCLDSAALGAALSPSLPGTLLETCAALSVRPNAVQSLVQAMQVLAGLTTEVDEHLDELRKVLQETSCTHGPAWEETQKELERYERVHTDATHTNTELHTRMSQHLPNLRLLQGPVEELRANLPQTQLTEDDRAASEQMQRILGKVNEMREQRRSLEQQLRELIHRDDLTSVLVTTEHSEIKDMFQQQLQKYSELTGYIEQNLAAQEKILTTLTDANARYAPVRKNLAHTHTQWQSAVRALQASYEDYEDLLRKAEEGRDFYQGLVGKCSTLLQRVKTLSLDPGESRDAGGTPLVKPRTKIPLVSEEAPETPTPLPRGKSCPPSGGPALQQALNTPPTFNNQPHATQMPYPLLPWQQTAAPPLHQQPAQTPPSSVPQMFVGHPHFLPPFPGQPQVPGYPGIPFPGQNRPGAPPQNQMQAPPFPGVVYMPPFTCPYPYGPPFQNPQASGTSQTQHDPRSYPGAAPPFIPTQMQPHLLPRQATPPAAPAAEDRPSEQLSSQEGQDVLQARLDQLHLHTQETGADPGSAHTAS; encoded by the exons ATGGATAAAAGAGTGTCAGAAGGG GGGATGAAGGTTTCCTGTAACCATTTCCAGTCGGCAGCTGGTGCTTTCTCCTACCTTCTCGATCACCTCACACACGTCTACAGCTCCGAGCTGAGGAGTCACAGCCTCACCGCCAACATCAGGCTAATGCtg GCTCAGGCTCAGGAGTGTCTTCTGGAGAAATCTCTGCTGGACAACATGAAGAGCCTGGTCATCGCACGCATCTGtgcacag gtagtTGATTATtataagcagtgtgtgtgggcaaTGGAGTCTGCAGATTCAAGTGTGTTGgcgaagaaggagaaggagtgGATGAAGATCATCAGCATGAAGATCTGGTACTATAGTGCTATTGCACAG CTGCACATGGGGAAGCAGgcagaagaggagcagaagtTTGGCGAGGCT GTGGCTTATTTCCAGAGCTCTCATGATAGGTTGAATGAAGCCATCAAGCTTAGTAAG GGTCTGCCAGAGTCTCAAGTGCAGAAGGCTTTGCGGTTTAGCGCAGATGTGATCAGAGGGAA GTTGAACTCCGGGAAGAAAGATAACGACTTCATCTACCACGAGACGGTGCCTGCGGCAGACAAGCTCGCTTCTCCCAAAG GCGTGTCCCTGGTAAAGCCATCGCCCTTCAACCCCACCGACCCCAGCGCCACAGGCCCCGACCTCTTTTCCACTCTGGTTCCCATGGCTGCGCATGAGGCCTCGTCCGtctatag CGAGGAGAAGGCCAAGCTGATGAGGGACGTCCTGTCCAGAATCGAGAGCCAGAACCGGACGCTGGA ACAGTTTATGGACTCGCTCTGCCTGGACTCCGCGGCGCTGGGCGCGGCGCTCAGCCCCTCGCTGCCGGGGACGCTGCTGGAGACGTGTGCGGCTCTCAGCGTCCGACCGAACGCAGTGCAGAGTCTGGTGCAGGCGATGCAAG TTCTGGCAGGCCTGACTACAGAGGTGGACGAGCACCTGGACGAACTTCGGAAAGTCCTGCAGGAAACGTCCTGCACGCATGGACCCGCCTGGGAGGAGACGCAGAAGGAGCTGGAGCGTTACGAGCGAGTTCACACCGAcgccacacacaccaacaccgaGCTACACACACGCATGAGCCAACACCTGCCCAACCTGCGCCTGCTGCAGGGGCCCGTGGAGGAGCTGAGGGCAAACCTGCCACAGACACAACTTACagagg ATGACAGAGCAGCGTCGGAGCAAATGCAGAGGATTCTGGGTAAAGTTAATGAGATGCGGGAACAGAGGAGGTCCTTGGAGCAGCAGCTGCGTGAACTTATCCACAGGGACGACCTCACCAGTGTCCTCGTCACTACCGAGCACTCCGAGATAAAG GACAtgttccagcagcagctccagaagTACTCCGAGCTGACAGGATACATCGAGCAGAACCTGGCTGCGCAGGAGAAGATCCTGACCACTCTGACCGACGCCAACGCCAGATACGCACCTGTGCGCAAAaacctcgcacacacacacacaca GTGGCAGAGCGCTGTGAGGGCCTTGCAGGCTTCTTATGAAGATTATGAAGATCTATTACGGAAGGCGGAGGAGGGGCGGGACTTCTACCAGGGGCTTGTGGGTAAATGCTCCACCCTGTTGCAGAGAGTCAAGACCCTGAGTCTGGATCCTGGAGAGTCAAG AGATGCTGGTGGGACGCCTCTAGTCAAACCGAGGACCAAAATTCCCCTGGTCTCAGAAGAAGCCCCTGAGACCCCCACCCCTCTTCCCCGCGGAAAATCCTGTCCTCCTTCAGGGGGTCCAGCCCTCCAGCAGGCCTTAAACACGCCCCCAACGTTCAATAACCAGCCACATGCCACACAGATGCCTTACCCcctgctgccatggcaacaaacCGCAGCCCCTCCCCTCCATCAGCAGCCAGCTCAGACTCCGCCCTCTTCAGTCCCTCAGATGTTTGTTGGCCACCCTCACTTCCTGCCACCATTTCCAGGGCAACCCCAGGTGCCAGGCTACCCTGGAATACCCTTTCCGGGGCAGAACCGGCCTGGTGCCCCGCCCCAGAACCAGATGCAGGCGCCCCCGTTTCCAGGTGTGGTGTACATGCCCCCCTTCACCTGTCCGTACCCGTACGGCCCTCCCTTCCAGAACCCGCAGGCCAGTGGCACCTCTCAAACCCAGCATGACCCCAGGAGTTACCCGGGAGCAGCGCCGCCTTTCATCCCCACCCAGATGCAACCGCACCTACTTCCCCGACAAGCCACGCCCCCCGCTGCCCCCGCTGCAGAGGACCGGCCATCTGAGCAGCTGTCGTCTCAGGAGGGACAGGACGTCCTGCAGGCCAGGCTggaccagctccacctacacACCCAGGAGACTGGAGCAGATCCTGGCTCCGCCCACACAGCCAGCTAA